The sequence below is a genomic window from bacterium.
GCGCCGACGGCGCTGGTGCTGCATCCCGCCTGTGCGTTGCACGACACGGGCTGGAAGCATCCGGAGCACCAGGGTCGGCTTCCGGCCATCGTGAACGCGCTTTACCAGGAGACGCCGGCGTTGCACCAGGCGGTGTTGCAGCGCGAGGCGGAGCCCGCGTCCCGTTCTGCGTTGCTGCGGGTGCACACGCCGGAGCACCTCGACCGGATCGAGGCGGCGGCGGCGCGGGCGGCGCGGGAGGGCGGGGCGGTGTTCCTGGACGCGGACACGGTGGTCTCGGCGGCGTCGTGGGAGGCGGCGCGGGCGGCGGCGGGCTGCGCGATCACGGCGGCGGAGCTGGTGCTCCGTGGCGAGGCCCGGACGGCGTTCGCGCTCACGCGGCCGCCGGGCCATCACGCGACGGCGGACCGCGCCATGGGCTTCTGCCTGTTCAACAACGTGGCCGTGGCTGCGCGGCACGTGCAGGCGGAGTGGCGCGTCGGGCGCGTGCTGATCGTGGATTGGGACGTGCACCACGGCAACGGCACGCAGGACATTTTCTACAACGACCCGACCGTCTACGTGCTCTCGCTGCACCTGCGCGGGCACTACCCGGGCACGGGCTCGGCGGAGGAGCGCGGCGTGGGCGCCGGGATCGGCGCCACGCGCAACGTGGAGCTCCCGTACGGACTCCCGGCCGCGGAGTACCGCCGGATCTTCGAGGAGCAGCTCGAGGCGGCGCTGGCCGAGGTCGAGCCGGACTTCGTCTTCATCTCGGCGGGGTTCGACTGTCTGGCCGGCGATCCGCTGGGCGGGTTGTTGCTCGAGCCCGAGGACCTGTACGCGATGACACGGCTGGTGATCGAGCGCACGGCGGCGACGGCCGGCGGCCGGGTCGTGGCCGTCCTGGAGGGCGGGTACGTGCCGGCTCGCCTCGGGGCGGGCGTCGTCCGGGTCCTGCGGGCGTTGGCCGGTCTGCCGCCGGAGGGGTGAGGCGGCGGGATTCTGGACAAGACCCGGGTCGGGCGCTAGAATGCCGAGCCCGTACGTGCGCCGTCGAGTGGCTCGCCTCCCGCGTTCGAGGGGGATCTGCGGCGCAACGTCTACGTTTCCCAGGGAAGGGAGCGTCGCGATGGAACGGAGCGATCGCGTCAAGATCACCCTCAAGTGGATCCAGATCCTGGACAAGCTGGAGCCCTTCTACAAGGAGCGCGGCGAGTTCCGCTTCAAGGCGCGCGTCTCGACGCCGGACGGGCGCGTGCTCTCGGAGACGACGCT
It includes:
- a CDS encoding histone deacetylase — its product is MVLHPACALHDTGWKHPEHQGRLPAIVNALYQETPALHQAVLQREAEPASRSALLRVHTPEHLDRIEAAAARAAREGGAVFLDADTVVSAASWEAARAAAGCAITAAELVLRGEARTAFALTRPPGHHATADRAMGFCLFNNVAVAARHVQAEWRVGRVLIVDWDVHHGNGTQDIFYNDPTVYVLSLHLRGHYPGTGSAEERGVGAGIGATRNVELPYGLPAAEYRRIFEEQLEAALAEVEPDFVFISAGFDCLAGDPLGGLLLEPEDLYAMTRLVIERTAATAGGRVVAVLEGGYVPARLGAGVVRVLRALAGLPPEG